A window of Dehalococcoidia bacterium genomic DNA:
TCCTATCAGTTCAACAGCAATGGGCGGCAGGACTCTCCACTGGGCAGCCACGTCAACGCCCATACAGCGGGAGGGCTGGCGGAAGGAGGCTACCTGGGCTTCGTAGAACTGCAATATGTCCACATGCCACTGAAAGGTGAGCGGCTGGTAGCGTTCCTTAGCGACGGCGCCTTCGAGGAGCAACGCGGCAGCGACTGGGCCCCACGCTGGTGGCGGGCTGAGGACTGCGGCCTCGTCACTCCTATCATGATCAACAACGGGCGTCGCATTGACCAGCGTACGACCATGTCCCAGCAGGGCGGCCCGGAATGGCTGGCCCAGCACCTGCGCCTGAACAACTTCAGCCCCGTCATCTTCGACGGTGCAGACCCCGCAGCATTTGCCTGGGCGATTATTGAACAGGAGACTGCACTTGAGACCGCAGGTGAGGCCGTGCGCTCCGGCAGGGCGCAGTATCCCGTGCCGCTTCCGTACGGCATTGCGGTAGCGCCCAAAGGCGCAGGTTTTTATGGCGCAGGGACCAACCTCGCCCACAACCTGCCCTTGCCTGGCAACCCCAGCGTGGACGTCCAGTCGGCGCAGCTCTTCGCCCAAAGCGCACGTCGCCTCTGGGTACCGGTGCAGGAACTGCAGCAAGCAGTGGGGCTGCTGCAGCGTCACACGGTCTCAGACAGACCCAAGGAACGGGACAGCGCCCTTGCCCAGCGGAACGTGTCGCTCAAGGCGAGCCCTCCCCTCCAAGCTCGTCCCGTGCCTGCCGACCGCAAAGCCCCCAGCCGGTGGACACGGTCGTCGCCTATGACGGCGGTGGATAGCGTGTTCCTCGCGACCGTCCAGGCGAATCCGCATCTGCGCCCCAGGGTGGGCAACCCCGATGAGATGCGGTCCAACAGGTTGCAAAGCACGTTGGACGACCTGAGGTTCCGTGTCACTGCGCCTGAGGGGGGGATTCCCGAGGACGTTTACGGTGCAGTGATTACCGCCCTCAACGAGGAAGCAATAGCCTCTGCGGCCCTAGGCAACAAGGGCGGCATCAACTTGGTCCATACCTACGAGGCCTTTGCGCCCAAGATGCTGGGCCTCTTTCGCCAGGAGATCACCTTCACCAGCCAACTACGGGAGGCAGGCAAGGCACCCGGCTGGCTTTCCGTCCCTCTGGTACTCACCTCCCACACTTGGGAGAACGGCAAGAACGAACTATCCCATCAGGACCCGACGATGGCGGAAGCCATGCTTGGGGAGTTTTCTGACCTCTCTCGCGTGGTGTTCCCACCCGATCACAACGCAGCCGCTGAGACGATGCGCACGCTCTACCAGACTAGGGGCCAAATTTGGACGCTTGTAGTTTCGAAACAGGATGCGGTGGCGGACCTCTTTACGGAAGCGGAGGCCATGCAGTTGATGGACCAGGGGGCTATCCGCCTGGAATGGTTGGGCTATGACCTCCCCGGGCAACGGCTGGTGCTTACGGCCATAGGGAGCTACCAGCTAGAGCAGGTAATTCTCGCGTCCAACCGGCTGGCGGACAGAGCCGTGTCACACTCCGTGGTCTACATGCAAGAGCCGGGCAGATTTCGTGCGTCGCGCAACGACGGCGAGCGCCACCATGCCGCGCCAGCGTCCCTTGTGCGGGACCTTTACCCAGGCCATCTGGAGGCGCGGGTTTTCCTTGTCCACACCCGCCCCGAACCGATGCTGGGCGTCTTAGGCCCGCTCAACACCGGCTACGGACGCACCGCTGCGTTTGGCTTTCGTGGAGCCGGAGGGACGCTCACTGTCAGCGGCATGCTGTTCGTCAATGGGTGCACCTGGGGCCACGTC
This region includes:
- a CDS encoding xylulose 5-phosphate 3-epimerase codes for the protein MQNQQSDLEALRAEEAVQDYRRHDPKADRWARGYGAIQHSVETQVRVIHMAESLKAKGVHGDGVGFFDVIYAADRITNAAMWLVVHMTYAHNVFLDGRDLRRDDFKSHPEGHTGGSLNMVPAYVGYLAANAITGITRSWIMGQGHCVAAIDSVNLLLDNMLAAHSSRYSLTDEGLTRYVRDFYSYQFNSNGRQDSPLGSHVNAHTAGGLAEGGYLGFVELQYVHMPLKGERLVAFLSDGAFEEQRGSDWAPRWWRAEDCGLVTPIMINNGRRIDQRTTMSQQGGPEWLAQHLRLNNFSPVIFDGADPAAFAWAIIEQETALETAGEAVRSGRAQYPVPLPYGIAVAPKGAGFYGAGTNLAHNLPLPGNPSVDVQSAQLFAQSARRLWVPVQELQQAVGLLQRHTVSDRPKERDSALAQRNVSLKASPPLQARPVPADRKAPSRWTRSSPMTAVDSVFLATVQANPHLRPRVGNPDEMRSNRLQSTLDDLRFRVTAPEGGIPEDVYGAVITALNEEAIASAALGNKGGINLVHTYEAFAPKMLGLFRQEITFTSQLREAGKAPGWLSVPLVLTSHTWENGKNELSHQDPTMAEAMLGEFSDLSRVVFPPDHNAAAETMRTLYQTRGQIWTLVVSKQDAVADLFTEAEAMQLMDQGAIRLEWLGYDLPGQRLVLTAIGSYQLEQVILASNRLADRAVSHSVVYMQEPGRFRASRNDGERHHAAPASLVRDLYPGHLEARVFLVHTRPEPMLGVLGPLNTGYGRTAAFGFRGAGGTLTVSGMLFVNGCTWGHVVRECSRVLGMEEALLLTQEERAALDGKRSPNGVII